The Nicotiana tabacum cultivar K326 chromosome 14, ASM71507v2, whole genome shotgun sequence genome contains a region encoding:
- the LOC107818906 gene encoding cold-responsive protein kinase 1 isoform X1 codes for MNCSCFGASTVRQKRGIDHVHRDTPHTGGCSTAKTKNFSYSELRIATNNFHQSNKIGRGGFGTVYKGTLKRGVEVAVKTLSAESRQGLREFLTEIETISDVRHPNLVELIGCCLEGSNRILVYEYVENRSLDRALFGSSARNVKLEWDTRAAICLGTARGLAYLHEELVPHIVHRDIKASNILLDKDYKPKIGDFGLAKLFPDNITHITTQIKGTTGYLAPEYVIGRQLTSKADVYSFGVLILETVSGRSSGSGTWQGQKLLLELAWQLYEEEKLLELVDPELGDFPEKEVVKYIKVALFCTQENANRRPMMSQVLEMLTRNIKLNEKELTPPGFFQDSGGVSGTQSKLKSSESSTSYQMSSVPLTITQVIPR; via the exons ATGAACTGCAGCTGCTTTGGTGCCTCAACTGTGCGGCAGAAAAGGGGTATTGATCATGTTCATAGAGATACACCACACACTGGAG GCTGCTCCACTGCAAAGACAAAGAATTTTTCATATAGTGAATTAAGAATAGCAACCAACAACTTCCATCAAAGTAACAAAATAGGGCGAGGAGGTTTTGGGACAGTATACAAG GGAACTCTAAAAAGAGGAGTAGAAGTTGCTGTGAAGACACTTTCTGCCGAATCAAGGCAGGGGTTGCGTGAGTTTTTGACAGAGATTGAAACCATATCAGATGTCAGACACCCCAATCTAGTTGAGTTGATTGGATGCTGTCTTGAAGGAAGTAACCGGATCTTGGTCTATGAATATGTAGAAAATAGGAGCCTCGATCGAGCACTGTTTG GTTCCAGCGCTAGGAATGTTAAATTAGAGTGGGACACAAGGGCTGCTATTTGCTTGGGTACCGCTAGAGGTCTTGCTTATCTACATGAAGAATTAGTGCCGCATATAGTGCACAGGGACATCAAAGCTAGTAACATACTGCTTGATAAGGATTATAAGCCAAAAATTGGAGATTTTGGACTTGCAAAGCTTTTTCCAGATAATATCACTCATATCACCACACAGATAAAAGGAACTAC TGGCTATTTGGCACCCGAATATGTAATAGGCCGTCAATTAACATCCAAGGCTGATGTTTACAGTTTTGGAGTCCTAATACTTGAAACAGTAAGTGGCAGGAGCAGTGGCAGCGGTACATGGCAAGGGCAGAAGTTACTCCTGGAATTG GCCTGGCAGCTCTATGAAGAGGAAAAGCTTTTGGAATTAGTTGATCCAGAACTGGGAGATTTTCCAGAAAAAGAAGTCGTCAAGTACATTAAAGTAGCTCTCTTTTGTACACAAGAAAATGCAAATCGAAGACCAATGATGAGCCAGGTTCTTGAAATGCTCACAAGAAACATCAAGCTAAATGAGAAAGAACTCACACCACCAGGATTTTTCCAAGATTCAGGCGGGGTTAGTGGTACGCAATCTAAGCTGAAGTCATCTGAAAGCAGTACAAGTTATCAAATGAGTTCTGTCCCCCTTACAATCACTCAGGTGATCCCTAGATAA
- the LOC107818906 gene encoding cold-responsive protein kinase 1 isoform X2 has translation MFIEIHHTLEGTLKRGVEVAVKTLSAESRQGLREFLTEIETISDVRHPNLVELIGCCLEGSNRILVYEYVENRSLDRALFGSSARNVKLEWDTRAAICLGTARGLAYLHEELVPHIVHRDIKASNILLDKDYKPKIGDFGLAKLFPDNITHITTQIKGTTGYLAPEYVIGRQLTSKADVYSFGVLILETVSGRSSGSGTWQGQKLLLELAWQLYEEEKLLELVDPELGDFPEKEVVKYIKVALFCTQENANRRPMMSQVLEMLTRNIKLNEKELTPPGFFQDSGGVSGTQSKLKSSESSTSYQMSSVPLTITQVIPR, from the exons ATGTTCATAGAGATACACCACACACTGGAG GGAACTCTAAAAAGAGGAGTAGAAGTTGCTGTGAAGACACTTTCTGCCGAATCAAGGCAGGGGTTGCGTGAGTTTTTGACAGAGATTGAAACCATATCAGATGTCAGACACCCCAATCTAGTTGAGTTGATTGGATGCTGTCTTGAAGGAAGTAACCGGATCTTGGTCTATGAATATGTAGAAAATAGGAGCCTCGATCGAGCACTGTTTG GTTCCAGCGCTAGGAATGTTAAATTAGAGTGGGACACAAGGGCTGCTATTTGCTTGGGTACCGCTAGAGGTCTTGCTTATCTACATGAAGAATTAGTGCCGCATATAGTGCACAGGGACATCAAAGCTAGTAACATACTGCTTGATAAGGATTATAAGCCAAAAATTGGAGATTTTGGACTTGCAAAGCTTTTTCCAGATAATATCACTCATATCACCACACAGATAAAAGGAACTAC TGGCTATTTGGCACCCGAATATGTAATAGGCCGTCAATTAACATCCAAGGCTGATGTTTACAGTTTTGGAGTCCTAATACTTGAAACAGTAAGTGGCAGGAGCAGTGGCAGCGGTACATGGCAAGGGCAGAAGTTACTCCTGGAATTG GCCTGGCAGCTCTATGAAGAGGAAAAGCTTTTGGAATTAGTTGATCCAGAACTGGGAGATTTTCCAGAAAAAGAAGTCGTCAAGTACATTAAAGTAGCTCTCTTTTGTACACAAGAAAATGCAAATCGAAGACCAATGATGAGCCAGGTTCTTGAAATGCTCACAAGAAACATCAAGCTAAATGAGAAAGAACTCACACCACCAGGATTTTTCCAAGATTCAGGCGGGGTTAGTGGTACGCAATCTAAGCTGAAGTCATCTGAAAGCAGTACAAGTTATCAAATGAGTTCTGTCCCCCTTACAATCACTCAGGTGATCCCTAGATAA